From the genome of Verrucomicrobiota bacterium:
ACCCATTTTTCTGGCTGCCTTGCTAGCCAGCTTCACCACGCCCCTCAGCGCCCAAGTCTTCTCGTTCAGCGCGGAGGATTTGGATCAAGACGAAGTCATGGACAATGACGGACAGCGCTACAGCGCCCGTGCCGGTTTCATCGACAGCTTTGAGACCAGTTACAACGCCGGCACCGGAGAACTCCTGCTGGACATCGCCTTCTCGGAGAACAACGGCTCCCTCGCCAACGGCTACTGGTTCGTGGTCAGCGACGGACCGAATCCCAAAGGCAACGTCAATGAATACGCCATCTTCTACTTCGACGCGAGTGATCCAAACAATCCGATCGTCAGCTCCTATGTTTACAACGGGGCCAACTCGTCCAGTAGCTGGCAAAACCCGGGCGACCTCCTCTACACCTCCTTCGACACCCAGATCCAAGCCATCGCCTCCACCGGACCGGGCAGCATCGACATGAGCCTGACCGTCGACACCACCGACCTCAATCTCGCTTCCACTTGGCCCGCCTCCTACGGCCTGA
Proteins encoded in this window:
- a CDS encoding PEP-CTERM sorting domain-containing protein (PEP-CTERM proteins occur, often in large numbers, in the proteomes of bacteria that also encode an exosortase, a predicted intramembrane cysteine proteinase. The presence of a PEP-CTERM domain at a protein's C-terminus predicts cleavage within the sorting domain, followed by covalent anchoring to some some component of the (usually Gram-negative) cell surface. Many PEP-CTERM proteins exhibit an unusual sequence composition that includes large numbers of potential glycosylation sites. Expression of one such protein has been shown restore the ability of a bacterium to form floc, a type of biofilm.), translated to MSLRPIFLAALLASFTTPLSAQVFSFSAEDLDQDEVMDNDGQRYSARAGFIDSFETSYNAGTGELLLDIAFSENNGSLANGYWFVVSDGPNPKGNVNEYAIFYFDASDPNNPIVSSYVYNGANSSSSWQNPGDLLYTSFDTQIQAIASTGPGSIDMSLTVDTTDLNLASTWPASYGLSEPDWDGALFGDTIGVWLHPFISENVQYNSDGSLKKLEIKKSGFYDFAKKEAIPEPSSALLLSLSGAALFLRRRR